The genome window GTAAGCAGTTAGAAATGTGTTAGAGTGTTTAGGCCTTTTTGGTTCTTCTAACCGGCTTTCCTAAAATGACTATGCTTTGAAACTTACATTTCTCTTCCAGCAAGACAAGGAGGTCTTGTATAAGTGATATCAACTTTTCCCAAgctgtttatttgctttttttttttcaaaaactacACACAAGAAAGAATATGCTATGCATTTAGCGAAGACAAAGACAGAAGGATTTGTCAGAAGATGACTTCAGACTTAAAAGTCTTGATAAGGCAACCTTGATCTCCTTATTTCTCATACTGTAAATCAAAGGATTCAGCATGGGCGGAAAAACAGCATACATTATAGTCACTATGAAATCCAAACTGGAAGGAGTGCTAGAGGTGGGCTTCAGGTAAGCAAGACATACAGTCAAGGAAAACATAGAGACAACAGTGAGATGGGGTACACAAGTAGAAAAGGCCTTTTTCCTCCCCAGAACAGAAGGCATTTTCAGAACAGCAGTGAAGATTTCCACATAGCTAACAATAATGAAGGTAAAACAGTCAAACCAAATGACAATACTAAACACAGTAGCTCCCATTTCAATTTGATGTAAATCAGAGCAGGCAAGCCTAACTATCTGTGGGATTTCGCAGAAGAATTGATTGACAACATTAGAGCACAAAGGGGTTCCAAAAGTTCCACCAGTGTGTAATATGGCATTGAGAAGAGCTGCAAACCATGCAGCAAGAGCCATTTGTTTGCAGGCTCTCCTGTTCATTATCCTTTCATATTGCAATGGATTGCAGATAGCAACATAGCGATCATATGCCATAACAGTAAGTAGGGCAACATCAGATCctacaaagaaaataaacaagagGACTTGAGTCACACATCCCGAATAGGAAATATGTCTATCATTTGTGAATAAATTAATCAAATATTTAGGGATAATGACTGAAATAGAGCCCAGGTCTTGAATGGCCAGGTTCATCAGAAAAAAGTACAAGGGGGTGTGAAGACGATGGTCAAAAGCTACTGCAGAGAAGATGAGAAGGTTCCCTGATACAGTTGTAAGGTAAAAGATGAGGAATATGATGAAGTGTA of Sceloporus undulatus isolate JIND9_A2432 ecotype Alabama unplaced genomic scaffold, SceUnd_v1.1 scaffold_25188, whole genome shotgun sequence contains these proteins:
- the LOC121918694 gene encoding olfactory receptor 14A16-like encodes the protein MDNQSSVSEFLLLKFSAIRELQILHFIIFLIFYLTTVSGNLLIFSAVAFDHRLHTPLYFFLMNLAIQDLGSISVIIPKYLINLFTNDRHISYSGCVTQVLLFIFFVGSDVALLTVMAYDRYVAICNPLQYERIMNRRACKQMALAAWFAALLNAILHTGGTFGTPLCSNVVNQFFCEIPQIVRLACSDLHQIEMGATVFSIVIWFDCFTFIIVSYVEIFTAVLKMPSVLGRKKAFSTCVPHLTVVSMFSLTVCLAYLKPTSSTPSSLDFIVTIMYAVFPPMLNPLIYSMRNKEIKVALSRLLSLKSSSDKSFCLCLR